A single region of the Solea senegalensis isolate Sse05_10M unplaced genomic scaffold, IFAPA_SoseM_1 scf7180000014498, whole genome shotgun sequence genome encodes:
- the srrm1 gene encoding serine/arginine repetitive matrix protein 1 isoform X4: MDAGFFRGTSAEQDNRFSNKHKKLLKQLKFAECLDKKVDMTKVNLEVIKPWITQRVTGILGFEDDVVIEFIFNQLEEKHPDSKMMQINLTGFLDGKNAREFMKDLWPLLLSAQENIAGIPSAFLEQKKEEIKQRQIEQEKLASLKKMDEDKKEKDTRERAQSKSPRRRKTRSPSPRRRSPVKRERKRSPSRSPRRKPSPVGGSSPPPPLMQLPTKPVEPIVEPDTSGQALPEPVVQEASSTCDIVVEVVKADSQQVTEVKEPTPEKTQKKEERPRSREREKESRRERPHHRSRSHSRSRRRRSRSRSYSPRRRPSPRRRMSPRRRSPPRRGPTNSRHRHRRSPPRRRRSRSASSSGSSSSGSGSAKKAAKRLSNTPPRKPLHHRDASISPAGKDRRSPSPRARRGRASASPPRSGLKQKAGGRGDSPFKPRHSDRSESEEDKNEKGATADSVQQRRQYRRQNRQSSSDTGSSSSEDEAPKRPAAGPGARNGEVRRRRSRTPSPRRRHRDPSPRKRRSPSPGRRRRTPSPPRRRRSPSPPRRRSPSPPPRRRSPSPRRYSPPIQRRYSPSPLPPQRRKLSSSPAKRSSPVAKRHSSRSPKRRSSPPHRRRSPPRSSPPRHRRSPMLPSSWQSRDTRSPAAEAHRMSPSPVNRGRAVRSSPSPQGRFETSSTSPSNHRRQQSPSHSGKPIRRVSRTPEPRSNQRSSPSPQPMRRASSRSRSVSPQPAAHKRPVAKSASPSPAHSASGSPPAAKKARSVSGSQSPSKNSDIDGSGKKKKKKKEKKHKKHKKEKKHKKHKKEKTGATGAGDGQENQVVEEDGDSRKVNKK, from the exons ATGGACGCGGGATTCTTCCGC GGCACAAGTGCGGAGCAAGACAACCGTTTCAGCAACAAGCACAAGAAACTGCTCAAGCAGCTGAAATTTGCAGAATGTCTGGACAAGAAG GTGGACATGACCAAAGTGAACCTGGAAGTCATCAAACCTTGGATTACTCAACGGGTGACTGGGATTCTGGGGTTTGAGGATGATGTCGTCATAGAGTTCATATTTAACCAACTCGAGGAAAAG cacCCGGATAGCAAGATGATGCAGATCAACCTGACAGGTTTTCTGGACGGAAAGAATGCCCGGGAGTTCATGAAGGACCTGTGGCCCCTGCTGTTGAGTGCCCAGGAGAACATTGCTGGCATCCCCTCTGCTTTTCTGGaacagaagaaagaggaaattaaACAGAGACAG attGAACAGGAGAAGCTAGCTTCTCTTAAGAAGATGGATGAGGATAAGAAGGAAAAGGACACCAGAGAGAGAGCTCAGTCAAAAAGTCCAagaag ACGAAAGACAAGGTCGCCATCCCCACGACGAAGGTCGCCGGTGAAGCGGGAAAGGAAACGCAGCCCATCTCGCTCCCCAAGGCGCAAacccagtccagttggtggcagtTCACCACCTCCACCGCTGATGCAGCTGCCCACGAAACCTGTGGAGCCGATCGTGGAACCCGATACATCAGGACAGGCCCTGCCTGAACCAGTGGTTCAAGAAGCTTCTTCCACCTG TGATATAGTTGTGGAGGTGGTGAAAGCAGACTCACAgcaggtcacagaggtcaaagAACCCActccagagaaaacacaaaagaaagaagaaaggccCCGGTCTCGAGAAAGGGAGAAGGAAAGCAGGAGGGAAAGACCTCATCACCGATCCCGTTCTCATTCCCGTTCTCGCAGACGACGTTCTCGTTCTAG ATCTTACTCCCCTCGTAGAAGACCAAGTCCCAGGAGGAGGATGTCTCCTCGTCGCAGGAGTCCCCCTCGACGTGGTCCCACCAACtccagacacagacacagacgctcCCCACCTCGCAG GAGGCGCTCTCGCTCTGCTTCATCCTCTGGCAGCAGCTCTTCAGGCTCTGGCTCAGCTAAAAAAGCTGCGAAACGACTATCAAACACACCCCCCCGAAAACCGCTGCATCACAGAGATGCCTCCATTAGCCCCGCAGGGAAAGACAGACGGTCGCCGTCTCCCAGGGCCAGAAGAGGACGGGCTTCAGCTTCCCCACCCAGATCGG gtttaaagCAGAAAGCAGGAGGAAGGGGTGATTCTCCTTTTAAGCCTAGACATTCTGACAGGTCTGAGTCAG AAgaggataaaaatgaaaaaggggCAACAGCAGATTCGGTGCAGCAGCGACGTCAGTATCGCAGGCAGAATCGACAGTCGTCTTCAG ATACAGGGTCTTCCTCCTCAGAAGATGAAGCCCCCAAGAGGCCTGCAGCGGGGCCTGGAGCCAGAAACGGTGAAgtcaggaggagaagaagccgCACACCTTCCCCAAGGAGGCGACACAGGGATCCATCTCCAAG GAAAAGGCGTTCTCCATCTCCTGGGCGCAGACGCCGCACCCCTTCTCCCCCACGACGCCGCAGATCCCCCTCTCCTCCTAGACGCAG GTCTCCTTCCCCACCTCCTCGCCGACGATCTCCATCTCCCAGACGATATTCGCCCCCTATCCAGCGTCGCTACAGCCCCTCACCTTTGCCTCCACAGAGGAGGAAGTTGTCCAGCTCACCTGCAAAGCGCTCCTCCCCAGTTGCCAAGCGACATTCCTCCAGGTCTCCCAAGCGCAGAAGTTCTCCTCCTCACAGGAGACGTTCACCGCCACGCTCATCGCCACCCAGACACAGGAGGAGTCCCATGTTACCGTCAAGCTGGCAAAGCAGGGATACACGATCTCCTGCTGCAGAAGCACACCGCATGTCCCCATCCCCCGTAAACCGTGGTCGCGCTGTCAGGAGTTCCCCCAGTCCCCAGGGTCGTTTTGAAACCTCTAGCACATCTCCATCTAACCATAGAAGACAACAGTCCCCTTCACACAGTGGCAAACCCATCCGCAGAGTGTCACGCACCCCAGAGCCGCGTAGCAACCAGAG ATCCTCTCCAAGTCCCCAGCCCATGAGAAGAGCATCTTCCAGATCTAGATCCGTTTCCCCTCAACCAGCAGCTCATAAGCGTCCAGTTGCAAAATCTGCCTCCCCTTCACCAGCTCACTCTGCCAGTGGTTCCCCACCGGCAGCTAAAAAGGCCCGCAGTGTTTCTGGCAGTCAGTCTCCAAGCAAG AATTCTGACATTGATGgcagtggaaagaaaaagaaaaagaagaaggaaaagaaacacaagaagcacaagaaagagaagaaacacaagaaGCATAAGAAGGAGAAGACTGGTGCCACTGGTGCTGGAGACGGACAAGAGAACCAGGTTGTGGAGGAGGATGGCGACTCAAGAAAggtaaacaaaaaat GA
- the srrm1 gene encoding serine/arginine repetitive matrix protein 1 isoform X5: MMQINLTGFLDGKNAREFMKDLWPLLLSAQENIAGIPSAFLEQKKEEIKQRQIEQEKLASLKKMDEDKKEKDTRERAQSKSPRRRKTRSPSPRRRSPVKRERKRSPSRSPRRKPSPVGGSSPPPPLMQLPTKPVEPIVEPDTSGQALPEPVVQEASSTCDIVVEVVKADSQQVTEVKEPTPEKTQKKEERPRSREREKESRRERPHHRSRSHSRSRRRRSRSRSYSPRRRPSPRRRMSPRRRSPPRRGPTNSRHRHRRSPPRRRRSRSASSSGSSSSGSGSAKKAAKRLSNTPPRKPLHHRDASISPAGKDRRSPSPRARRGRASASPPRSGLKQKAGGRGDSPFKPRHSDRSESEEDKNEKGATADSVQQRRQYRRQNRQSSSDTGSSSSEDEAPKRPAAGPGARNGEVRRRRSRTPSPRRRHRDPSPRKRRSPSPGRRRRTPSPPRRRRSPSPPRRRSPSPPPRRRSPSPRRYSPPIQRRYSPSPLPPQRRKLSSSPAKRSSPVAKRHSSRSPKRRSSPPHRRRSPPRSSPPRHRRSPMLPSSWQSRDTRSPAAEAHRMSPSPVNRGRAVRSSPSPQGRFETSSTSPSNHRRQQSPSHSGKPIRRVSRTPEPRSNQRSSPSPQPMRRASSRSRSVSPQPAAHKRPVAKSASPSPAHSASGSPPAAKKARSVSGSQSPSKNSDIDGSGKKKKKKKEKKHKKHKKEKKHKKHKKEKTGATGAGDGQENQVVEEDGDSRKESESEVDDSLDDLEKHLREKALRSMRKAQLSP, encoded by the exons ATGATGCAGATCAACCTGACAGGTTTTCTGGACGGAAAGAATGCCCGGGAGTTCATGAAGGACCTGTGGCCCCTGCTGTTGAGTGCCCAGGAGAACATTGCTGGCATCCCCTCTGCTTTTCTGGaacagaagaaagaggaaattaaACAGAGACAG attGAACAGGAGAAGCTAGCTTCTCTTAAGAAGATGGATGAGGATAAGAAGGAAAAGGACACCAGAGAGAGAGCTCAGTCAAAAAGTCCAagaag ACGAAAGACAAGGTCGCCATCCCCACGACGAAGGTCGCCGGTGAAGCGGGAAAGGAAACGCAGCCCATCTCGCTCCCCAAGGCGCAAacccagtccagttggtggcagtTCACCACCTCCACCGCTGATGCAGCTGCCCACGAAACCTGTGGAGCCGATCGTGGAACCCGATACATCAGGACAGGCCCTGCCTGAACCAGTGGTTCAAGAAGCTTCTTCCACCTG TGATATAGTTGTGGAGGTGGTGAAAGCAGACTCACAgcaggtcacagaggtcaaagAACCCActccagagaaaacacaaaagaaagaagaaaggccCCGGTCTCGAGAAAGGGAGAAGGAAAGCAGGAGGGAAAGACCTCATCACCGATCCCGTTCTCATTCCCGTTCTCGCAGACGACGTTCTCGTTCTAG ATCTTACTCCCCTCGTAGAAGACCAAGTCCCAGGAGGAGGATGTCTCCTCGTCGCAGGAGTCCCCCTCGACGTGGTCCCACCAACtccagacacagacacagacgctcCCCACCTCGCAG GAGGCGCTCTCGCTCTGCTTCATCCTCTGGCAGCAGCTCTTCAGGCTCTGGCTCAGCTAAAAAAGCTGCGAAACGACTATCAAACACACCCCCCCGAAAACCGCTGCATCACAGAGATGCCTCCATTAGCCCCGCAGGGAAAGACAGACGGTCGCCGTCTCCCAGGGCCAGAAGAGGACGGGCTTCAGCTTCCCCACCCAGATCGG gtttaaagCAGAAAGCAGGAGGAAGGGGTGATTCTCCTTTTAAGCCTAGACATTCTGACAGGTCTGAGTCAG AAgaggataaaaatgaaaaaggggCAACAGCAGATTCGGTGCAGCAGCGACGTCAGTATCGCAGGCAGAATCGACAGTCGTCTTCAG ATACAGGGTCTTCCTCCTCAGAAGATGAAGCCCCCAAGAGGCCTGCAGCGGGGCCTGGAGCCAGAAACGGTGAAgtcaggaggagaagaagccgCACACCTTCCCCAAGGAGGCGACACAGGGATCCATCTCCAAG GAAAAGGCGTTCTCCATCTCCTGGGCGCAGACGCCGCACCCCTTCTCCCCCACGACGCCGCAGATCCCCCTCTCCTCCTAGACGCAG GTCTCCTTCCCCACCTCCTCGCCGACGATCTCCATCTCCCAGACGATATTCGCCCCCTATCCAGCGTCGCTACAGCCCCTCACCTTTGCCTCCACAGAGGAGGAAGTTGTCCAGCTCACCTGCAAAGCGCTCCTCCCCAGTTGCCAAGCGACATTCCTCCAGGTCTCCCAAGCGCAGAAGTTCTCCTCCTCACAGGAGACGTTCACCGCCACGCTCATCGCCACCCAGACACAGGAGGAGTCCCATGTTACCGTCAAGCTGGCAAAGCAGGGATACACGATCTCCTGCTGCAGAAGCACACCGCATGTCCCCATCCCCCGTAAACCGTGGTCGCGCTGTCAGGAGTTCCCCCAGTCCCCAGGGTCGTTTTGAAACCTCTAGCACATCTCCATCTAACCATAGAAGACAACAGTCCCCTTCACACAGTGGCAAACCCATCCGCAGAGTGTCACGCACCCCAGAGCCGCGTAGCAACCAGAG ATCCTCTCCAAGTCCCCAGCCCATGAGAAGAGCATCTTCCAGATCTAGATCCGTTTCCCCTCAACCAGCAGCTCATAAGCGTCCAGTTGCAAAATCTGCCTCCCCTTCACCAGCTCACTCTGCCAGTGGTTCCCCACCGGCAGCTAAAAAGGCCCGCAGTGTTTCTGGCAGTCAGTCTCCAAGCAAG AATTCTGACATTGATGgcagtggaaagaaaaagaaaaagaagaaggaaaagaaacacaagaagcacaagaaagagaagaaacacaagaaGCATAAGAAGGAGAAGACTGGTGCCACTGGTGCTGGAGACGGACAAGAGAACCAGGTTGTGGAGGAGGATGGCGACTCAAGAAAg GAATCAGAGAGTGAAGTAGATGACAGCTTGGACGACCTAGAGAAGCACCTAAGAGAGAAAGCCCTGCGATCCATGAGGAAGGCTCAGTTGTCTCCATAA
- the srrm1 gene encoding serine/arginine repetitive matrix protein 1 isoform X1 has protein sequence MDAGFFRGTSAEQDNRFSNKHKKLLKQLKFAECLDKKVDMTKVNLEVIKPWITQRVTGILGFEDDVVIEFIFNQLEEKHPDSKMMQINLTGFLDGKNAREFMKDLWPLLLSAQENIAGIPSAFLEQKKEEIKQRQIEQEKLASLKKMDEDKKEKDTRERAQSKSPRRRKTRSPSPRRRSPVKRERKRSPSRSPRRKPSPVGGSSPPPPLMQLPTKPVEPIVEPDTSGQALPEPVVQEASSTCDIVVEVVKADSQQVTEVKEPTPEKTQKKEERPRSREREKESRRERPHHRSRSHSRSRRRRSRSRSYSPRRRPSPRRRMSPRRRSPPRRGPTNSRHRHRRSPPRRRRSRSASSSGSSSSGSGSAKKAAKRLSNTPPRKPLHHRDASISPAGKDRRSPSPRARRGRASASPPRSGLKQKAGGRGDSPFKPRHSDRSESEEDKNEKGATADSVQQRRQYRRQNRQSSSDTGSSSSEDEAPKRPAAGPGARNGEVRRRRSRTPSPRRRHRDPSPRKRRSPSPGRRRRTPSPPRRRRSPSPPRRRSPSPPPRRRSPSPRRYSPPIQRRYSPSPLPPQRRKLSSSPAKRSSPVAKRHSSRSPKRRSSPPHRRRSPPRSSPPRHRRSPMLPSSWQSRDTRSPAAEAHRMSPSPVNRGRAVRSSPSPQGRFETSSTSPSNHRRQQSPSHSGKPIRRVSRTPEPRSNQRSSPSPQPMRRASSRSRSVSPQPAAHKRPVAKSASPSPAHSASGSPPAAKKARSVSGSQSPSKNSDIDGSGKKKKKKKEKKHKKHKKEKKHKKHKKEKTGATGAGDGQENQVVEEDGDSRKESESEVDDSLDDLEKHLREKALRSMRKAQLSP, from the exons ATGGACGCGGGATTCTTCCGC GGCACAAGTGCGGAGCAAGACAACCGTTTCAGCAACAAGCACAAGAAACTGCTCAAGCAGCTGAAATTTGCAGAATGTCTGGACAAGAAG GTGGACATGACCAAAGTGAACCTGGAAGTCATCAAACCTTGGATTACTCAACGGGTGACTGGGATTCTGGGGTTTGAGGATGATGTCGTCATAGAGTTCATATTTAACCAACTCGAGGAAAAG cacCCGGATAGCAAGATGATGCAGATCAACCTGACAGGTTTTCTGGACGGAAAGAATGCCCGGGAGTTCATGAAGGACCTGTGGCCCCTGCTGTTGAGTGCCCAGGAGAACATTGCTGGCATCCCCTCTGCTTTTCTGGaacagaagaaagaggaaattaaACAGAGACAG attGAACAGGAGAAGCTAGCTTCTCTTAAGAAGATGGATGAGGATAAGAAGGAAAAGGACACCAGAGAGAGAGCTCAGTCAAAAAGTCCAagaag ACGAAAGACAAGGTCGCCATCCCCACGACGAAGGTCGCCGGTGAAGCGGGAAAGGAAACGCAGCCCATCTCGCTCCCCAAGGCGCAAacccagtccagttggtggcagtTCACCACCTCCACCGCTGATGCAGCTGCCCACGAAACCTGTGGAGCCGATCGTGGAACCCGATACATCAGGACAGGCCCTGCCTGAACCAGTGGTTCAAGAAGCTTCTTCCACCTG TGATATAGTTGTGGAGGTGGTGAAAGCAGACTCACAgcaggtcacagaggtcaaagAACCCActccagagaaaacacaaaagaaagaagaaaggccCCGGTCTCGAGAAAGGGAGAAGGAAAGCAGGAGGGAAAGACCTCATCACCGATCCCGTTCTCATTCCCGTTCTCGCAGACGACGTTCTCGTTCTAG ATCTTACTCCCCTCGTAGAAGACCAAGTCCCAGGAGGAGGATGTCTCCTCGTCGCAGGAGTCCCCCTCGACGTGGTCCCACCAACtccagacacagacacagacgctcCCCACCTCGCAG GAGGCGCTCTCGCTCTGCTTCATCCTCTGGCAGCAGCTCTTCAGGCTCTGGCTCAGCTAAAAAAGCTGCGAAACGACTATCAAACACACCCCCCCGAAAACCGCTGCATCACAGAGATGCCTCCATTAGCCCCGCAGGGAAAGACAGACGGTCGCCGTCTCCCAGGGCCAGAAGAGGACGGGCTTCAGCTTCCCCACCCAGATCGG gtttaaagCAGAAAGCAGGAGGAAGGGGTGATTCTCCTTTTAAGCCTAGACATTCTGACAGGTCTGAGTCAG AAgaggataaaaatgaaaaaggggCAACAGCAGATTCGGTGCAGCAGCGACGTCAGTATCGCAGGCAGAATCGACAGTCGTCTTCAG ATACAGGGTCTTCCTCCTCAGAAGATGAAGCCCCCAAGAGGCCTGCAGCGGGGCCTGGAGCCAGAAACGGTGAAgtcaggaggagaagaagccgCACACCTTCCCCAAGGAGGCGACACAGGGATCCATCTCCAAG GAAAAGGCGTTCTCCATCTCCTGGGCGCAGACGCCGCACCCCTTCTCCCCCACGACGCCGCAGATCCCCCTCTCCTCCTAGACGCAG GTCTCCTTCCCCACCTCCTCGCCGACGATCTCCATCTCCCAGACGATATTCGCCCCCTATCCAGCGTCGCTACAGCCCCTCACCTTTGCCTCCACAGAGGAGGAAGTTGTCCAGCTCACCTGCAAAGCGCTCCTCCCCAGTTGCCAAGCGACATTCCTCCAGGTCTCCCAAGCGCAGAAGTTCTCCTCCTCACAGGAGACGTTCACCGCCACGCTCATCGCCACCCAGACACAGGAGGAGTCCCATGTTACCGTCAAGCTGGCAAAGCAGGGATACACGATCTCCTGCTGCAGAAGCACACCGCATGTCCCCATCCCCCGTAAACCGTGGTCGCGCTGTCAGGAGTTCCCCCAGTCCCCAGGGTCGTTTTGAAACCTCTAGCACATCTCCATCTAACCATAGAAGACAACAGTCCCCTTCACACAGTGGCAAACCCATCCGCAGAGTGTCACGCACCCCAGAGCCGCGTAGCAACCAGAG ATCCTCTCCAAGTCCCCAGCCCATGAGAAGAGCATCTTCCAGATCTAGATCCGTTTCCCCTCAACCAGCAGCTCATAAGCGTCCAGTTGCAAAATCTGCCTCCCCTTCACCAGCTCACTCTGCCAGTGGTTCCCCACCGGCAGCTAAAAAGGCCCGCAGTGTTTCTGGCAGTCAGTCTCCAAGCAAG AATTCTGACATTGATGgcagtggaaagaaaaagaaaaagaagaaggaaaagaaacacaagaagcacaagaaagagaagaaacacaagaaGCATAAGAAGGAGAAGACTGGTGCCACTGGTGCTGGAGACGGACAAGAGAACCAGGTTGTGGAGGAGGATGGCGACTCAAGAAAg GAATCAGAGAGTGAAGTAGATGACAGCTTGGACGACCTAGAGAAGCACCTAAGAGAGAAAGCCCTGCGATCCATGAGGAAGGCTCAGTTGTCTCCATAA
- the srrm1 gene encoding serine/arginine repetitive matrix protein 1 isoform X2 produces MDAGFFRGTSAEQDNRFSNKHKKLLKQLKFAECLDKKVDMTKVNLEVIKPWITQRVTGILGFEDDVVIEFIFNQLEEKHPDSKMMQINLTGFLDGKNAREFMKDLWPLLLSAQENIAGIPSAFLEQKKEEIKQRQIEQEKLASLKKMDEDKKEKDTRERAQSKSPRRRKTRSPSPRRRSPVKRERKRSPSRSPRRKPSPVGGSSPPPPLMQLPTKPVEPIVEPDTSGQALPEPVVQEASSTCDIVVEVVKADSQQVTEVKEPTPEKTQKKEERPRSREREKESRRERPHHRSRSHSRSRRRRSRSRSYSPRRRPSPRRRMSPRRRSPPRRGPTNSRHRHRRSPPRRRRSRSASSSGSSSSGSGSAKKAAKRLSNTPPRKPLHHRDASISPAGKDRRSPSPRARRGRASASPPRSGLKQKAGGRGDSPFKPRHSDRSESEEDKNEKGATADSVQQRRQYRRQNRQSSSDTGSSSSEDEAPKRPAAGPGARNGEVRRRRSRTPSPRRRHRDPSPRKRRSPSPGRRRRTPSPPRRRRSPSPPRRRSPSPPPRRRSPSPRRYSPPIQRRYSPSPLPPQRRKLSSSPAKRSSPVAKRHSSRSPKRRSSPPHRRRSPPRSSPPRHRRSPMLPSSWQSRDTRSPAAEAHRMSPSPVNRGRAVRSSPSPQGRFETSSTSPSNHRRQQSPSHSGKPIRRVSRTPEPRSNQRSSPSPQPMRRASSRSRSVSPQPAAHKRPVAKSASPSPAHSASGSPPAAKKARSVSGSQSPSKNSDIDGSGKKKKKKKEKKHKKHKKEKKHKKHKKEKTGATGAGDGQENQVVEEDGDSRKVANLRCSFRNQRVK; encoded by the exons ATGGACGCGGGATTCTTCCGC GGCACAAGTGCGGAGCAAGACAACCGTTTCAGCAACAAGCACAAGAAACTGCTCAAGCAGCTGAAATTTGCAGAATGTCTGGACAAGAAG GTGGACATGACCAAAGTGAACCTGGAAGTCATCAAACCTTGGATTACTCAACGGGTGACTGGGATTCTGGGGTTTGAGGATGATGTCGTCATAGAGTTCATATTTAACCAACTCGAGGAAAAG cacCCGGATAGCAAGATGATGCAGATCAACCTGACAGGTTTTCTGGACGGAAAGAATGCCCGGGAGTTCATGAAGGACCTGTGGCCCCTGCTGTTGAGTGCCCAGGAGAACATTGCTGGCATCCCCTCTGCTTTTCTGGaacagaagaaagaggaaattaaACAGAGACAG attGAACAGGAGAAGCTAGCTTCTCTTAAGAAGATGGATGAGGATAAGAAGGAAAAGGACACCAGAGAGAGAGCTCAGTCAAAAAGTCCAagaag ACGAAAGACAAGGTCGCCATCCCCACGACGAAGGTCGCCGGTGAAGCGGGAAAGGAAACGCAGCCCATCTCGCTCCCCAAGGCGCAAacccagtccagttggtggcagtTCACCACCTCCACCGCTGATGCAGCTGCCCACGAAACCTGTGGAGCCGATCGTGGAACCCGATACATCAGGACAGGCCCTGCCTGAACCAGTGGTTCAAGAAGCTTCTTCCACCTG TGATATAGTTGTGGAGGTGGTGAAAGCAGACTCACAgcaggtcacagaggtcaaagAACCCActccagagaaaacacaaaagaaagaagaaaggccCCGGTCTCGAGAAAGGGAGAAGGAAAGCAGGAGGGAAAGACCTCATCACCGATCCCGTTCTCATTCCCGTTCTCGCAGACGACGTTCTCGTTCTAG ATCTTACTCCCCTCGTAGAAGACCAAGTCCCAGGAGGAGGATGTCTCCTCGTCGCAGGAGTCCCCCTCGACGTGGTCCCACCAACtccagacacagacacagacgctcCCCACCTCGCAG GAGGCGCTCTCGCTCTGCTTCATCCTCTGGCAGCAGCTCTTCAGGCTCTGGCTCAGCTAAAAAAGCTGCGAAACGACTATCAAACACACCCCCCCGAAAACCGCTGCATCACAGAGATGCCTCCATTAGCCCCGCAGGGAAAGACAGACGGTCGCCGTCTCCCAGGGCCAGAAGAGGACGGGCTTCAGCTTCCCCACCCAGATCGG gtttaaagCAGAAAGCAGGAGGAAGGGGTGATTCTCCTTTTAAGCCTAGACATTCTGACAGGTCTGAGTCAG AAgaggataaaaatgaaaaaggggCAACAGCAGATTCGGTGCAGCAGCGACGTCAGTATCGCAGGCAGAATCGACAGTCGTCTTCAG ATACAGGGTCTTCCTCCTCAGAAGATGAAGCCCCCAAGAGGCCTGCAGCGGGGCCTGGAGCCAGAAACGGTGAAgtcaggaggagaagaagccgCACACCTTCCCCAAGGAGGCGACACAGGGATCCATCTCCAAG GAAAAGGCGTTCTCCATCTCCTGGGCGCAGACGCCGCACCCCTTCTCCCCCACGACGCCGCAGATCCCCCTCTCCTCCTAGACGCAG GTCTCCTTCCCCACCTCCTCGCCGACGATCTCCATCTCCCAGACGATATTCGCCCCCTATCCAGCGTCGCTACAGCCCCTCACCTTTGCCTCCACAGAGGAGGAAGTTGTCCAGCTCACCTGCAAAGCGCTCCTCCCCAGTTGCCAAGCGACATTCCTCCAGGTCTCCCAAGCGCAGAAGTTCTCCTCCTCACAGGAGACGTTCACCGCCACGCTCATCGCCACCCAGACACAGGAGGAGTCCCATGTTACCGTCAAGCTGGCAAAGCAGGGATACACGATCTCCTGCTGCAGAAGCACACCGCATGTCCCCATCCCCCGTAAACCGTGGTCGCGCTGTCAGGAGTTCCCCCAGTCCCCAGGGTCGTTTTGAAACCTCTAGCACATCTCCATCTAACCATAGAAGACAACAGTCCCCTTCACACAGTGGCAAACCCATCCGCAGAGTGTCACGCACCCCAGAGCCGCGTAGCAACCAGAG ATCCTCTCCAAGTCCCCAGCCCATGAGAAGAGCATCTTCCAGATCTAGATCCGTTTCCCCTCAACCAGCAGCTCATAAGCGTCCAGTTGCAAAATCTGCCTCCCCTTCACCAGCTCACTCTGCCAGTGGTTCCCCACCGGCAGCTAAAAAGGCCCGCAGTGTTTCTGGCAGTCAGTCTCCAAGCAAG AATTCTGACATTGATGgcagtggaaagaaaaagaaaaagaagaaggaaaagaaacacaagaagcacaagaaagagaagaaacacaagaaGCATAAGAAGGAGAAGACTGGTGCCACTGGTGCTGGAGACGGACAAGAGAACCAGGTTGTGGAGGAGGATGGCGACTCAAGAAAg GTGGCTAATTTGAGGTGTTCTTTTAGGAATCAGAGAGTGAAGTAG